From Pleurocapsa sp. PCC 7319:
TAGAAACTGCTTTCTTAGCTAGTGCTGCTAGTTTAGTATGGTTAATCAATTATTATTTTCCGTTTGGACCTGTCTTAAAAATTTTCTTTCCCATTCCGATCGCCCTGATTTATTTGAGACGAGGTAATCGAGCTTCCTGGATGGCGGCGATTGTTTCAGGATTACTGTTATTAGTTTTGATGGGACCTACTCGAAGTATTATTTTTTTGATGCCTTATGGTCTTATGGGAGTTTTGTTAGGAGCCTGTTGGCAGCGTAAGGTCAGTTGGTCAATTTCGATTTTGTTGGGGTCGGCGATTGGTTCTCTAGGGATATTTTTTCGTTTTTGGTTAACCTCTATTTTAGTAGGAGAAAATTTATGGGTATATGTGATTACTCAAATTACTGAAGTAACAGACTGGTTATTTTTTAAGCTGGGAATCTTAGCACAACCTAACTTTTTCTTGATTCAATTACTGGCTTTTGGCTTGATTATTATTAATAATTTAGTTTATCTATTTGCAGTTCACTTGGTAGCCTTAATATTGCTAGATCGCTTGAATAATCCCATTTCGCGACCTCCTGAATGGGTCAGAGTTTTACTAGATTACTAATAAAGAAACGGCTACGCCGTAGCTAATAGCTCTTAGCTATTAGCTAAGAGCTTCAATCAAATAGAGTCTTAAACTCTACCTGATTGTCGACGACCTAAGAGGTCGGAGTCTTAAACTCAATTACGCTTTTAGCAGTCAAACCAAGGCTAAAAGCTAAAGGCTAAAGGCTAAAGGCTAAAGGCTAAAAGCTTTAAGATAAAAAGCTTAGAGGAGTAGCTGTTTCTTGAGGTCGCCTCAAGAATTTATATGCCCCGTCTTAGAACTTAGTCCTAGAGGATACCGCGACCCATAAGCTTAGAGCTTTAAAATATGATTTACGTTTACAGTCAGTTACAATCAGGATTTCGTTGGTTAAGACAATATAGTGGTGCTAATCCTAGTTTTGCTTGTATTTTAGGTTTTACCGCTACGGGATTAATTCCAGGTATTTCCGCAGCAGGGGCAACCCCTCAAGATCGAGAATATACAGCGATCGCCGATGCGGAATTTTTGGCTCAAGGTGTACAAGCAAATTATCACCATCCTTTACCAATACTTACCGCAGGAGTATCGCCAACGTTTATTTCTCGTGCAGTAGTAGAGGCTTTGCAGATCCCTACCTACATTTTTAATGCTGGTTTACCCCATCAGCCAACGGTAGATACTATCGATCTGCGGGGAATTCCTGCTGCTTGTATCACTACTGGTCGAGCGATGCACCTAGAGACGGTACAACACCTATTTAAACAAGGTCAGAAATGGGGGGAAAAACTGGCAAATACGACTGATTATTTGATTATTGGAGAATGTGTAGTTGGGGGGACAACCACGGCTCTAGCTCTATTGATGGCATTGGGAATTGAGTCTAGGGGAATGGTTAATAGTAGTCATCCTAGTTGCAATCATACCCAAAAATGGTCGGTGGTTCAGACTGGACTATTGCAGGCAGACTTATTAACATCTCAGCCAAACGATCTCCATGATCCCCTAAAGTTAGTGGCAGCAATCGGCGATCCGATGCAAATTGTCGCAGCAGGCATGGCAATCACCGCCAGTAAACATATGGGAGTATTGTTAGCAGGTGGTACACAAATGCTAGCAGTTTATGCTCTAATTGAAGCGCTCATAAACTATCATCACGTATCAGCTCAATTATCTCAGATTGTTGTAGGTACAACTAGATGGGTAGCAGAAGATACTACCGGCAATACAGTTGGTTTGGCAAAACGTATCGGTAGGGTCCCTCTCTTGGCTACTAGACTTAGTTTTGCTACTTCTCGATATACTAATTTTCGAGCCTATTCCCAAGGTTATGTCAAAGAAGGAGTAGGAGCTGGAGGCTGCGCGATCGCAGCTCACCTTAAATTAAATTGGACTTCCACTCGCTTGCTGACTGTCATCGAAACTCTATTTGCTCGTTATCGCCATTTAAGAATGAATTCTATAGGTCAATAATTGTTCTTCTAGAGCAGCAATACGATTGTATGCAGCAGTAAGCTGTGCTGTTAAACGACGAATTTGGGTATCGGGGGAGAGATTTTCGCTGCTAGAATTGGCACTACTAGTACTACTATTATCATCTACCAAAATATCTTTATGAGTTAGTTGATAGTCTGAGTCTCCGTCATGACTTTTATAGTAGGAGTGCCCTGAAGCAAAGTTAGGTAGTGAATAGGTATCTTGCTCTGAACATTTCGGAGCTTGGGAACTTAATTCTTTAACCTGATTACTAATTTGCTCAATTAGCCCGTGCAGGCGATCTATTTTATCCCGTAGCTCAATAATTTGTACCTGTAATGTATCCATAGATTTTTATTAACCAATCAATTATCCTGTGCTTTCATGCTAAAAGCATTATGCTCAAAAATAACTACTATTCCTGATTCATTTAATAATTGCTCAACTTATTTTTGTAAATATATTAATACTACTTATAAAAGCCAATTTTAAGCCAAAATTTACCATGATTTAGCTGTAAAAATATGTCTTCTGACGTTAGTGAAACTACTGATTTAAACCTAGGTATATCTACTTTAAATAATTAATTTTGATCTGTAATGAATTACCAGCTATCTCGTCGTTCCTTTTTATCTACTTCTGCTGCTATAGCGTTGACACAACTATTGTTAGGTTGTAGCAATACTGGTACAATTTCCCAAATATTATTTCTCGAAGATTCTATCCCAGCACAGTTAATTAGCGATTTTAGCAGGACTATTGGTAAAGAAAATCAAGTTAAATTTAAACCTCAAACGCAAATATATCAAATCTTTGATTCTCTTCTTAATTGGCAGCAAAGTGAAAAAACAGCTCAACAGACCAAAGGGTTATTCGATAAAATCTTTAATAAATCTATAGTTAATCATGGTTTGACTACTTTAGGAGATTTTTGGTTACAGTCGGCAATCAAACAAAATCTGATTCAACCTTTATCGATCAAGGACATATCTAGTTGGCAAAACCTACCAACTAAATGGCAACAATTGGTTCGGCGCAATCCTCAAGGAAAATTAACAGCAAATGGTATGATTTGGGGTGCGCCATATCGTTGGGGTAGTACGGTAATTGCTTATCGAAGCGATAAGCTAGAACAGCAGGGAATAAATGTCTCAGATTGGAGCGATCTTTGGCAAGAGAGTTTACGCGATCGCATTTCTTTATTAGATTCTCCTCGAGAAGTTATTGGCTTAACTTTGAAAAAACTAGGACATTCTTACAATACTGCAAATTTAGATTCCGTACCGAATCTAGAAACGGAATTATTAGCTCTACATCAACAAGCAAAGTTATATAGCTTAGATCATTATTTAGAACCACTTATTTTAGGTGATACATGGGTTGCTGTTGCCTGGTCAACAGACATCTTACCTTTACTTAAACGTTATCCCGATCTTAAATTTATCATTCCTCAATCGGGAGCATCTTTATGGGCAGATATTTGGGTTCAACCTCAGGTATCAAAAAACTCAACAGAACCAACAAATAGCAATGAATCTAAAGCTGTAATTGAATCATGGATTAACTTTTGCTGGCAACCGAAAGCAGCTAAACAAATATCTCTTTTTACTAACGGAATTTCACCAATTTTGTCATCACTTAAGTCAGAAGACATACCTCAAGATCTCCAAGAGAATGTTTTTCTTAATTCAGAAATTTTAAATTCTTCAGCTAGCGAGTTTTTATTACCTCTTACATCAGAAACAGAACAGCAATATCGCGATATGTGGCTTAAAATTCGACAATCAGTTTAATGTAGGAGCGATTCGCGAATCGCCCCAGCAAAGGTTATGTTGTAACAAGTATTTGATAATTTTTTTATCGATATATTTGTTGATGAATATTGCTTGGCAGGAAGTTAAAGAGAAATTCAAACAGATTTGGGGTTATGAAGATTTTCGATCGCCTCAAGGAGAAATAATTCATACCCTCTTAACAGGTAAAGATGCTGTGATTATTTTGCCGACGGGTGGAGGAAAGTCGATTTGCTTTCAATTACCGGCATTATTACAACAGGGTTTGACTATCGTGGTTTCTCCTTTAGTAGCCTTAATGGAAAATCAGGTTAATCAATTAAAAAAGCTTGGTTTACCAGGAACATTATTGCACAGCGAATTATCTCGAAACGAAAAGCAGGCGAATTTAAGGGGAATAGCAGAACAGCAATTTAGATTACTCTACTTATCTCCCGAAACTTTACTCAGTAAACCAATCTGGGAACTCATCTCTCAACCTCAAATAAAAATTACGGGCTTAGTTTTAGATGAGGTTCATTGTCTAACTCAGTGGGGAACTACTTTTCGTCCTGCTTATCGTCGTTTGGGCGCAGTACGTCGCAGTTTATTACAACATAAACCCCCTGGTACTAAAATTGCGATCGCCGCCTTTACTGCTACTGCCGATCCCCAAACCCAAAAGGCGATCGCTCAAGTTTTAGAATTAAAGGAACCAAAAACTTTTCTAGTTAGTCCTTACCGCTCTAATCTGAGTTTAAATATCCAAACAGTTTGGACTCCCAGAGGCAGAAAACAGTTGACATTAAAGTTTATTCAAGCGAGAGCCAATCAATCCGGATTAGTCTATGTGCGTTCGCGTCAAGATAGCCAAACTTTAGCAGCATGGTTTCAATCTTTAAATTACTCCGTTGCTCCTTACCATGCAGGATTAGTTACTAGCCAAAGAAGAAAGATTGAACAAGATTGGATTTCGGGGAAAACCCAATTTGTAGTCTGTACCTCGGCTTTTGGTATGGGAATCGACAAACCAGATGTTCGCTGGGTAATTCACTATCACGCACCAGAATTACTTACGGAATATATTCAAGAAGTGGGCAGAGGTGGTAGGGATAATCAACCCGCAACAGCTTTAACCCTGATTAGTGAACTGACAGGATGGTTAAATCCAGAAGATAAACAACGCAGTCAATTTTTTAACCGTAAGTTAGAGCAACAATATCGCCAAGCACAGCAAATCGCCAAGCAGCTACCAAATCAAGGAGCGATCACCATAATCAAAGAACAATTTCCCCAAGGAGAAATTACTCTAGGAATTTTGCACAGTTTAGGCTTGGTATCCTGGCAAGATCCTTTCCACTATCGAAAACGCTCGTCTTCAATCGCTTTAAATCATTTAGCTGCCAGACAAAAACGTCATCA
This genomic window contains:
- a CDS encoding DUF2232 domain-containing protein; this encodes MATEDRKHSLSDTAKQIDDDDINWVDEEDSELVNSPITSSKRTPKKDTKVPTDTVVMVETAFLASAASLVWLINYYFPFGPVLKIFFPIPIALIYLRRGNRASWMAAIVSGLLLLVLMGPTRSIIFLMPYGLMGVLLGACWQRKVSWSISILLGSAIGSLGIFFRFWLTSILVGENLWVYVITQITEVTDWLFFKLGILAQPNFFLIQLLAFGLIIINNLVYLFAVHLVALILLDRLNNPISRPPEWVRVLLDY
- the cobT gene encoding nicotinate mononucleotide-dependent phosphoribosyltransferase CobT, whose translation is MIYVYSQLQSGFRWLRQYSGANPSFACILGFTATGLIPGISAAGATPQDREYTAIADAEFLAQGVQANYHHPLPILTAGVSPTFISRAVVEALQIPTYIFNAGLPHQPTVDTIDLRGIPAACITTGRAMHLETVQHLFKQGQKWGEKLANTTDYLIIGECVVGGTTTALALLMALGIESRGMVNSSHPSCNHTQKWSVVQTGLLQADLLTSQPNDLHDPLKLVAAIGDPMQIVAAGMAITASKHMGVLLAGGTQMLAVYALIEALINYHHVSAQLSQIVVGTTRWVAEDTTGNTVGLAKRIGRVPLLATRLSFATSRYTNFRAYSQGYVKEGVGAGGCAIAAHLKLNWTSTRLLTVIETLFARYRHLRMNSIGQ
- a CDS encoding extracellular solute-binding protein; translation: MNYQLSRRSFLSTSAAIALTQLLLGCSNTGTISQILFLEDSIPAQLISDFSRTIGKENQVKFKPQTQIYQIFDSLLNWQQSEKTAQQTKGLFDKIFNKSIVNHGLTTLGDFWLQSAIKQNLIQPLSIKDISSWQNLPTKWQQLVRRNPQGKLTANGMIWGAPYRWGSTVIAYRSDKLEQQGINVSDWSDLWQESLRDRISLLDSPREVIGLTLKKLGHSYNTANLDSVPNLETELLALHQQAKLYSLDHYLEPLILGDTWVAVAWSTDILPLLKRYPDLKFIIPQSGASLWADIWVQPQVSKNSTEPTNSNESKAVIESWINFCWQPKAAKQISLFTNGISPILSSLKSEDIPQDLQENVFLNSEILNSSASEFLLPLTSETEQQYRDMWLKIRQSV
- a CDS encoding ATP-dependent DNA helicase RecQ, giving the protein MNIAWQEVKEKFKQIWGYEDFRSPQGEIIHTLLTGKDAVIILPTGGGKSICFQLPALLQQGLTIVVSPLVALMENQVNQLKKLGLPGTLLHSELSRNEKQANLRGIAEQQFRLLYLSPETLLSKPIWELISQPQIKITGLVLDEVHCLTQWGTTFRPAYRRLGAVRRSLLQHKPPGTKIAIAAFTATADPQTQKAIAQVLELKEPKTFLVSPYRSNLSLNIQTVWTPRGRKQLTLKFIQARANQSGLVYVRSRQDSQTLAAWFQSLNYSVAPYHAGLVTSQRRKIEQDWISGKTQFVVCTSAFGMGIDKPDVRWVIHYHAPELLTEYIQEVGRGGRDNQPATALTLISELTGWLNPEDKQRSQFFNRKLEQQYRQAQQIAKQLPNQGAITIIKEQFPQGEITLGILHSLGLVSWQDPFHYRKRSSSIALNHLAARQKRHQQQMQQYLKTRECRWQYLLQAFGFSREAQRLKCDRCDNCRQYCN